The Tachysurus fulvidraco isolate hzauxx_2018 chromosome 26, HZAU_PFXX_2.0, whole genome shotgun sequence genome segment AAAAACTAAATACTTCTCTAATCACAAAATCCTCtgtctgaaatgtcaaaactaaatattcagaaaaacaaattcTTCACTATGTTGACCTACAATTTACTACACAGCAGGAATTCACTTTGTTATTGTCGCAGTCTCTTGTTTCACTCTGATTGGACAGATCCAAGCGCGCACTTATTCAATATTTTTGAATGACGTCAGAAATTCTGCGCATCCACTTGtttgcatttaaatttaatCTCCAGACTGAGGTCCGCGACTGCTTAAGAGATTCTTACTCTGATCTCACACTGACTTTAACGCTTCTAATCATGAGTGGAAACGTTGATTCAACAGAAGTAACCGAGATATCAGGTATTTGTCTATCATATAGTCAGATATCAAAAATAATCCGatcttgtttcttttgttttttcatttattttccactcAGGAGGCGAGAAAACTCGAGAGAGCTGCTGCTAGCTTGTTGATGATGACAATTTTTGAGtccttaatatttatttatttgtttgtttgtttgtttgtttgtttgtttattttacaaatcatttgttAATGTAGATGGATTAATGTGTTAGATAGCCGCCCTGCTAACTAGTTGGCACTAGAGATCAACTATCACAATCTAGTTAGCAATTGTCTAGATTTATAAACATCTATAGTTCAATAACACTGATCTCCTACCTGTTGTTTACAAATCATTTAGCTGCGACGGAGGCCCGGATCAACCTAAGAAACTTTCCAAGCAACTTGTGGCATTTGGTGACTGATCCTCAGATTTGCTCAATCTGCTGGGATGACAGTGGGGAAGGAATCCTGATTTGTCCAGAGGCCTTCAAAGCTGAAGTGCTATCTGCAGACAACAAGAAGATGGTCAAGTATTTCAGGACGACTAATTTCATCAATTTTGTTCGTCAGCTTAACCTCTATGGCTTCAGAAAAGTTTGCCCAGATTACAAGATCTATGAAGTGAGCTTCATACAGCACTACTATAACCCGAACTTCAAACGGGCCAACCCGGAGCTTCTGGTCAATCTAAGGAGACTCACACCTTCCAACAGGGCCCAGCTTGCAGCTGGGCAAGAAGTCTCCAACCACCCAAGTCCTTTTCGCCCGATGCTGAATGCACCTGACATCTCTGCTGTGGTCGGTCAGTAGATGTTCAGAACAAGCTataatttattctttcatttatgtattcattcatctttagtaactgtTTTACACTGGTCAGTTTCAAAGTAAATCTGGGTGCTCTGATTGGGATGTCAGcccatcacacacattcacatcaaTATGCTATTTATTAGCATAACCGATTCATTTCCTGGCATGTAAGGGGGAGGATGTAGGAGGAATGAAACCTAAGTACACTAGAGGGGAGAAAGTTGGGTAtcaaatttatttcaaaatctGAAATTTCACCTTGACAGAAGTCCAGAAGATGGACACTAGGAGCTGCattgtattgtaatattgtttCAGAATAATGTATTGGTGAGATGTGGTTAACTTGTTACTCAACAGTGAGCCGTTTGTCAGCCTTCATTGTTTTGTGTTCGTTTTGTTGTATCCCAGGCTCCTTGGATTCCAACATGCCCTGCTCCCAGCAAGAAGTTGCCTCCTATGCTCATTGTGGCTATTATCCTGTGAGAGCtgagaaacttttttattttttgtttgtagaaaTTGTCAGTGCAATTATTTTAGCCCATGTAGCTACAATAAGGTTTGGTAGGAATGTACATCTAAAACCTTAATGTATTCTGCAACACAAAATTTTACCTTTTATTGTCCAGGACTACTCATTTAGCCACCTCCAGTACGCTGGCCAGAATCCTAACTTGCAGTCAGCTGATGTCCAGGACTTCTTCTTTAGCCACCTCCTCTACACTGGCCAGGAACCAGATCCCAGGACGAGTGACATGAACCTGGGCAGTGTATTCAATGCAGAAGATGAAATGTAGGTCAGGTTATAAAGACAGTATTAAAATACAGTTAAGTCAGATTAGATGATCCTCCATCATTTGCAACCCCTGtgctaatagtgtgtgtgtgtgtgtgtgtgtgtgtgtgtgtttgtgtgtgtcttttctccATTTTCAGGCTGTTGCTTTCTTCACTCTGCTCGCCAATGAATTATTGTGAAAACTGttaattatcattaattatcATTAAGCCATTTCTGGTATTTTTGtgaatcatttattaattaattttttttaatttaatttattattgtttgtttgtttatttatttatttatttaaaaaaaagacatgaaacaTGCTCTTGTGGAGTCATTTATTATATCAAATGCAATGTGATATTTGTATGAATTGAAAATTTGTACATCAGTCTAATTATAACCATTGATATTTAAGAATAACTATTTAAGAAAAACATTGCATGTATTGATCATTccttttagatttaaatataaaatcagtGGTACATTGACAGgtattattttaatgcaaatttaatTGCACAGAAATGTGGCCTGATGCATGAAATGtactaaatgatttattcaacaaagtaatttattttttgtagcttCTATACACTTATTTGGTAAAGTTTTGGAAATAAGTTTAACAAAAGATCTGAAACAAGAATCAGTGCAGTACAATATTGAATATTCACAGTTTTGCCTAAGAATTATATATAGTCTGATTGTGGTGTAGAACATTCATGAAGCTTTAAACCGTGCCCTAGAGGTTTAACTTACAGAGACTGGTCAGTCATTGCAATGTGCTCTGAGGGGACATCATTTGGATGATATTGAAATTATTTTCCTGCATACAGACCAGTAATAGAGAGACAGTAGTGAATCATGTAGTTGTAGTTGAGCTCCACACAATTGTTCTCTCAACAACTCTAAAATGATACAATAAATAACTATtacttaaaacattaaatatgtttttttttagcttttcttCACTTGTGCATACAACTTGAAAATATAGCACGAAAATGTAAGCTATAAGTTTAACTTTACTGTctaaataaattgtgtgtgttccTTTAGTTCCTTTTGACCCGGATCTGAGCCACGCTACATTGCTGTGTTGCTCGCCACAAATATGCATAAGGATTGCATAAAATTTGTCTTTACACTAATGCAcaaatacttaaatatatatgtgaggGTTTTTAGTAAATGTACCTGTCATGTTATTTTTACATGTAGGCTTCTTGCATCAAGTTTCCGGTTAAAAACCATCATCTCTCTGTAAACAATTTTTTACTGAGCTCATTAGAAGCTGCTGTCTATAACTTTTTCCTCTGTCACAAAAATTGTAGCTTTGTATCTTTGTAGCTGTAAAATCATGACTGACAGCTCAAacataaacttttttaaaatacatttttagttgTGATTTAAGTAAAGGGGAAAGTTTACATATAGAACATATAActgattttttgttatgtttatgtCGTTAGTGATTTGTGTTACATTTTCTTGTGACTAATTCAGAAAGTTCTGCATTGATATTATATGTGGTATATAAATTACCAGATCACAGTAAGAGAAGATGGAACACcgcaaatgtaaaaaataaaatttccacctgacacaatttaaaaattttagaCACTATTTATCTTTGAATTCATTCAGTGAATGccaataaacacatttcataaCATTGCACCATTAACTGTTTTAAGTTTGGTTCATCTATTGTGTATCAAAGATATTAAAGAGGGGTTTTTGTAGAGACACACTTTCCTGTGCCAGTTTGGCACATGTTGGTACACCTCTGTATAAGAGTTTTCTCAGCTACCAaactataaaatttattttaattgatttatatgtCACTAGAGGTGTTCATGCCATCAAAATAGAACTACCGAGGGTTTGTTTTGGAATCTCCCCACCACTACATAGAGTAAAATCACTGACTTGTCCCATGCCAAGCTCTACGCAGATTCACACTGCATTCAGCACACAGAGCTTCCGGGAATGAAAACAGTAATAACTTTGgaccaaataaacacaaataatccacaataaACACATGTTTACATACCTTTCAGCTGATAGAAGGTTGTCCTGTTTGCTATTtaaatgagctgtgtgtgtaaaaacgtTTAGCACAATGTTTTTGTTGGTAAATCTATCTTACAGTACACACgtataatacagtacacacgttttttttaatacacacgtttaaaaagcaaaataacGTGATTAAATCATGTAGAACGCTGAGACAGTGAATAAAGGTCCAGGGCatttaaatgagtttaaaactttgttttgttctgcctgcccaggagctgttcactccggcgccaggacaccgcagg includes the following:
- the LOC113635065 gene encoding heat shock factor protein 5-like isoform X1 encodes the protein MSGNVDSTEVTEISAATEARINLRNFPSNLWHLVTDPQICSICWDDSGEGILICPEAFKAEVLSADNKKMVKYFRTTNFINFVRQLNLYGFRKVCPDYKIYEVSFIQHYYNPNFKRANPELLVNLRRLTPSNRAQLAAGQEVSNHPSPFRPMLNAPDISAVVGSLDSNMPCSQQEVASYAHCGYYPDYSFSHLQYAGQNPNLQSADVQDFFFSHLLYTGQEPDPRTSDMNLGSVFNAEDEMLLLSSLCSPMNYCENC
- the LOC113635065 gene encoding heat shock factor protein 5-like isoform X2, with the translated sequence MSGNVDSTEVTEISAATEARINLRNFPSNLWHLVTDPQICSICWDDSGEGILICPEAFKAEVLSADNKKMVKYFRTTNFINFVRQLNLYGFRKVCPDYKIYEVSFIQHYYNPNFKRANPELLVNLRRLTPSNRAQLAAGQEVSNHPSPFRPMLNAPDISAVVGSLDSNMPCSQQEVASYAHCGYYPDYSFSHLQYAGQNPNLQSADVQDFFFSHLLYTGQEPDPRTSDMNLGSVFNAEDEM